A single window of Acinetobacter wuhouensis DNA harbors:
- a CDS encoding YqiJ family protein has translation MWELFTHSSNLFFSVSLCLMLLLGIVECLLLIIGSTSQGFLDQFIPDQLLETHPPDVELNADHGVFFVQFLDWLYLGRVPVLVWLIIFLTTYALFGFIVQAIFYNFTQTYFPLWIIAPACFILCMPIVRICAAIIAKIIPQDETTAIHSDELIGRTAQVILGEAKQHYPAQAKVIDQFGQTHYILVEPESDETFQQGQNVILTQRTKNGFQATNFN, from the coding sequence ATGTGGGAACTTTTTACGCATTCATCCAACTTATTTTTTAGTGTAAGCCTATGCTTAATGTTGCTATTGGGGATCGTTGAATGTTTACTCCTCATTATTGGTTCAACGTCTCAAGGTTTCTTAGATCAATTTATCCCCGACCAGCTACTAGAAACACATCCACCAGATGTCGAACTCAATGCTGATCATGGCGTCTTTTTTGTACAATTTTTAGATTGGCTCTATCTTGGGCGTGTTCCAGTTTTAGTTTGGTTGATTATTTTTCTGACCACTTATGCCCTGTTTGGATTTATTGTTCAGGCGATTTTTTATAATTTTACTCAAACCTATTTTCCACTTTGGATCATTGCTCCTGCATGCTTTATTTTATGCATGCCGATCGTGCGAATCTGTGCTGCAATTATTGCCAAAATCATCCCACAGGATGAAACAACAGCCATTCATAGTGATGAATTGATTGGACGTACAGCACAGGTCATTTTAGGTGAAGCTAAACAACATTATCCTGCTCAAGCTAAAGTCATCGATCAATTCGGGCAAACACATTACATTCTTGTTGAACCAGAATCAGATGAAACATTTCAACAAGGTCAAAATGTTATTTTGACACAAAGAACAAAAAATGGTTTTCAAGCAACAAACTTCAATTAA